In Patagioenas fasciata isolate bPatFas1 chromosome 2, bPatFas1.hap1, whole genome shotgun sequence, a single window of DNA contains:
- the LOC139827471 gene encoding uncharacterized protein, with protein sequence MDRSDLEEIPPGLQSARVLASGSVVSRGGYRELTGTGVGAAAERLLQPAPGDLEAVGSGQPFVRSPEAAERKETTERQRGPPAAEVSGARRVSVPAEPGGTVGECEGNGAAKEAAGGAVNARCSADPPAQVGNGTWGAAPGWETRRRPPSPVCGRGAGGDSRPGADAGGRAEDVAVRSQPGGCRWLRPPRAGEARLAAWREKGRGSTSRAWAGAAAAGAREVGERLRTAERPELPERKGGEKETGASELLEASWQPPKARAARSCQVNVYCEEVIEGVPVINQLT encoded by the exons atggacaggagcgatttGGAAGAAATCCcgcccgggct ccaatcagcgcgggtcctggcgagcgggtccgtggtgtctcggggtgggtaccgggaattaacgggaacgggggtcggggcggctgcggagcggttgctgcaaccggcacccggggacctggaggcagtcggctcagggcagcccttcgtgaggtccccggaggcggcagaaaggaaggagacgacggaaaggcagagggggcctccggccgcggaggtctccggggcgcggcgggtgtcggtgcccgcggagcccggcgggacggtgggagagtgcgaggggaacggagcggcgaaagaggcggcag ggggagctgtgaacgcccgatgctcagcagacccgccagcccaggtggggaatggaacctggggagcagcgcccgggtgggagacgcggcgccgtcctccgtccccagtgtgcggcagaggagcaggaggcgacagccggccgggggcagatgccgg aggccgcgctgaggatgtggccgttcgctcccagcccgggggatgccgttggctgcgcccgcctcgggctggcgaggctcgtctggcagcgtggcgggagaagggacgggggagcacgtcccgtgcgtgggcgggggctgctgctgctggagccagagaggttggggagag gctgaggacggccgagcgccccgagttaccggagaggaagggaggagagaaggagacgggagcgtctgagctgttagaagcctcctggcagccaccgaaagcgagagccgct agaagctgccaagttaacgtatactgcgaggaagttatagaaggtgtacccgtcattaaccagttgacatga
- the LOC136098694 gene encoding uncharacterized protein, with amino-acid sequence MRKSVANLAWTHVSHVPGLPCTDTEERSRKQPAAPDTPAGPGRASALGHSERDPPQAPNSRRGPWGFVLSYDISKACARGRGQGKVEQRAKEKEGGEPVRKSDREGGLERTCESRGTQKEDTGGGTTGQESSRKEKDAHSRFLVAAARTGERARDVCKQWLACFAVSGVPGYVKPEESGTQAGLEERSPECPARCNKSACFLTLSKPC; translated from the exons atgaggaagagtgtagcgaatctggcgtggactcacg tttctcatgtgcccggtcttccgtgtactgacacagaagagcgatcacgaaagcagccggcagctccagacactcccgcagggccgggcagggccagtgccctggggcacagcgagcgtgaccctccgcaagcaccaaacagcaggcgaggaccgtggggatttgtactgagctatgatatctctaaggcctgtgcgaggggccggggccaaggcaag gtggagcagcgtgcaaaggaaaaggaaggaggcgaacctgtgaggaagagtgatcgagaaggagggttggagcgcacctgtgagtcaagagggacccagaaagaagacacgggtggtggaaccacaggtcaggagagctcaaggaaggagaaag acgctcattccagatttctcgttgcggctgcacgcactggtgaaagagcacgggacgtctgtaaacagtggttggcgtgttttgctgtttcaggagttccaggatatgtaaaaccagaggaaagcggaacgcaggctggattagaggagcgatcccccgagtgcccagcgcgctgtaataaaagtgcctgctttttaacactttcaaaaccatgttaa
- the LOC136097797 gene encoding maestro heat-like repeat-containing protein family member 2B isoform X3, with translation MSLCRGSSVPVLGSQGQPPANAECDFFPAARTCPAAVLRSQLRHRSETQRVSTLSLLGELASSDAPVARQKLPQGVLAMQLVCTDPSVQVRRAVLEFIRELLSSGSQSCWPWDVVGHIFSEYSRSSGRLAAGGLFAWEPQEDRALRAPHVDILGSLDVSRRGMFQLLWPRLLQYVVPAQCSGVLIPLSRCLRALLERRESAGCEEEEEPDAVDSQEQARLPAPQALLAGPLVLAAAPHTSSGRAVAALQLLQALQGWIRGALGTAWATEIPLLLQRLPGRAESSLDSAEWEQHVLKFLRASLEPSEDDTWTVGLSQQLSRQLGSSAPGSWEKVFLLPHTGTLPTPAVFTASPPNCASPVLPRPGTAASLACSGGSRLFLYEALGTALAGCRDLSHVQGQVLMFLQDTDSVELSETQGMISVVSHPAETHFNLVLDTVTALTRDRFYETSMGWKNSV, from the exons ATGTCCCTGTGCCGTGGCAGCTCTGTCCCTGTCCTCGGCAGCCAGGGGCAGCCGCCTGCTAATGCAGAATGCGATTTCTTCCCTGCAGCCCgaacctgccctgcagctgtTCTGCGGTCCCAGCTGAGGCACAGGAGCGAGACCCAGCGTGTGTCAACCCTGAGCCTGCTGGGAGAGCTGGCCAGCTCTGACG CTCCTGTAGCAAggcagaagctgccccagggggTGTTGGCCATGCAGCTGGTGTGCACCGACCCCAGCGTCCAG GTGCGGAGGGCAGTTCTGGAGTTCATCCGGGAACTGCTCAGCTCCGGCTCCCAGAGCTGCTGGCCATGGGATGTGGTGGGGCACATCTTCAGTGAGTACAGCCGGAGCTCGGGCAGACTg GCGGCAGGAGGCCTTTTTGCCTGGGAGCCCCAGGAGGACAGAGCTCTTCGAGCCCCGCACGTGGACATCCTGGGCTCGCTGGATGTCTCTCGGAGAGGAATGTTTCAA ctcctgtggCCCAGGCTGCTGCAGTACGTGGTGCCAGCCCAGTGCAGCGGCGTGCTGATCCCGCTGTCCCGCTGCCTGCGAGCCCTGCTGGAGAGACGGGAGAGCGCGGgatgtgaggaagaggaggaacccGATGCTGTGGACTCGCAGGAGCAGG CCCGGCTGCCGGCTCCCCAGGCGCTGCTGGCTGGACCGCTG gtgctggcagcagctcctcacaccAGCAGCGGCCGCGCAGTCGCCGCCTTGCAGCTGCTCCAGGCCCTGCAGGGCTGGATCCGCGGGgccttggggacagcgtgggCCACCGAGATCCCCCTCCTGCTGCAGCGCCTGCCAG GAAGAGCTGAGAGCTCCCTGGATTCTGCAGAGTGGGAGCAACATGTGCTTAAG TTCCTGCGAGCGTCCCTGGAGCCCAGTGAGGACGACACCTGGACCGTGGGCCTGAGCCAGCAGCTGAGCCGgcagctgggcagctctgccccCGGCTCCTGGGAGAAGGTTTTTCTCCTGCCCCACACTGGGACTCTGCCCACACCGGCAGTTTTCACTGCTTCACCCCCAAACTGCGCTTCCCCCGTGCTGCCCCGGCCTGGCACTGCGGCCAGTCTCGCCTGCTCCGGGGGCAGTCGG CTTTTCCTGTACGAGGCTCTCGGGACAGCGCTGGCAGGTTGTCGGGACCTCAGCCATGTCCAAGGGCAGGTGCTGATGTTCCTCCAGGACACGGACTCTGTGGAGCTCTCTGAGACCCAG GGGATGATTTCTGTGGTGTCCCATCCTGCTGAGACCCACTTCAACCTGGTCTTGGACACAGTGACTGCTTTAACCAGAGACAGGTTTTATGAGACTTCCATGGGCTGGAAG aatagtgtgtaa
- the LOC136097797 gene encoding maestro heat-like repeat-containing protein family member 2B isoform X1 gives MSLCRGSSVPVLGSQGQPPANAECDFFPAARTCPAAVLRSQLRHRSETQRVSTLSLLGELASSDAPVARQKLPQGVLAMQLVCTDPSVQVRRAVLEFIRELLSSGSQSCWPWDVVGHIFSEYSRSSGRLAAGGLFAWEPQEDRALRAPHVDILGSLDVSRRGMFQLLWPRLLQYVVPAQCSGVLIPLSRCLRALLERRESAGCEEEEEPDAVDSQEQARLPAPQALLAGPLVLAAAPHTSSGRAVAALQLLQALQGWIRGALGTAWATEIPLLLQRLPGRAESSLDSAEWEQHVLKFLRASLEPSEDDTWTVGLSQQLSRQLGSSAPGSWEKVFLLPHTGTLPTPAVFTASPPNCASPVLPRPGTAASLACSGGSRLFLYEALGTALAGCRDLSHVQGQVLMFLQDTDSVELSETQGMISVVSHPAETHFNLVLDTVTALTRDRFYETSMGWKHRTVIICSAQNPVV, from the exons ATGTCCCTGTGCCGTGGCAGCTCTGTCCCTGTCCTCGGCAGCCAGGGGCAGCCGCCTGCTAATGCAGAATGCGATTTCTTCCCTGCAGCCCgaacctgccctgcagctgtTCTGCGGTCCCAGCTGAGGCACAGGAGCGAGACCCAGCGTGTGTCAACCCTGAGCCTGCTGGGAGAGCTGGCCAGCTCTGACG CTCCTGTAGCAAggcagaagctgccccagggggTGTTGGCCATGCAGCTGGTGTGCACCGACCCCAGCGTCCAG GTGCGGAGGGCAGTTCTGGAGTTCATCCGGGAACTGCTCAGCTCCGGCTCCCAGAGCTGCTGGCCATGGGATGTGGTGGGGCACATCTTCAGTGAGTACAGCCGGAGCTCGGGCAGACTg GCGGCAGGAGGCCTTTTTGCCTGGGAGCCCCAGGAGGACAGAGCTCTTCGAGCCCCGCACGTGGACATCCTGGGCTCGCTGGATGTCTCTCGGAGAGGAATGTTTCAA ctcctgtggCCCAGGCTGCTGCAGTACGTGGTGCCAGCCCAGTGCAGCGGCGTGCTGATCCCGCTGTCCCGCTGCCTGCGAGCCCTGCTGGAGAGACGGGAGAGCGCGGgatgtgaggaagaggaggaacccGATGCTGTGGACTCGCAGGAGCAGG CCCGGCTGCCGGCTCCCCAGGCGCTGCTGGCTGGACCGCTG gtgctggcagcagctcctcacaccAGCAGCGGCCGCGCAGTCGCCGCCTTGCAGCTGCTCCAGGCCCTGCAGGGCTGGATCCGCGGGgccttggggacagcgtgggCCACCGAGATCCCCCTCCTGCTGCAGCGCCTGCCAG GAAGAGCTGAGAGCTCCCTGGATTCTGCAGAGTGGGAGCAACATGTGCTTAAG TTCCTGCGAGCGTCCCTGGAGCCCAGTGAGGACGACACCTGGACCGTGGGCCTGAGCCAGCAGCTGAGCCGgcagctgggcagctctgccccCGGCTCCTGGGAGAAGGTTTTTCTCCTGCCCCACACTGGGACTCTGCCCACACCGGCAGTTTTCACTGCTTCACCCCCAAACTGCGCTTCCCCCGTGCTGCCCCGGCCTGGCACTGCGGCCAGTCTCGCCTGCTCCGGGGGCAGTCGG CTTTTCCTGTACGAGGCTCTCGGGACAGCGCTGGCAGGTTGTCGGGACCTCAGCCATGTCCAAGGGCAGGTGCTGATGTTCCTCCAGGACACGGACTCTGTGGAGCTCTCTGAGACCCAG GGGATGATTTCTGTGGTGTCCCATCCTGCTGAGACCCACTTCAACCTGGTCTTGGACACAGTGACTGCTTTAACCAGAGACAGGTTTTATGAGACTTCCATGGGCTGGAAG caccgcactgtgatcatctgcagtgctcagaatcctgtggtttga
- the LOC136097797 gene encoding maestro heat-like repeat-containing protein family member 2B isoform X2, producing the protein MSLCRGSSVPVLGSQGQPPANAECDFFPAARTCPAAVLRSQLRHRSETQRVSTLSLLGELASSDAPVARQKLPQGVLAMQLVCTDPSVQVRRAVLEFIRELLSSGSQSCWPWDVVGHIFSEYSRSSGRLAAGGLFAWEPQEDRALRAPHVDILGSLDVSRRGMFQLLWPRLLQYVVPAQCSGVLIPLSRCLRALLERRESAGCEEEEEPDAVDSQEQARLPAPQALLAGPLVLAAAPHTSSGRAVAALQLLQALQGWIRGALGTAWATEIPLLLQRLPGRAESSLDSAEWEQHVLKFLRASLEPSEDDTWTVGLSQQLSRQLGSSAPGSWEKVFLLPHTGTLPTPAVFTASPPNCASPVLPRPGTAASLACSGGSRLFLYEALGTALAGCRDLSHVQGQVLMFLQDTDSVELSETQGMISVVSHPAETHFNLVLDTVTALTRDRFYETSMGWKDSTAL; encoded by the exons ATGTCCCTGTGCCGTGGCAGCTCTGTCCCTGTCCTCGGCAGCCAGGGGCAGCCGCCTGCTAATGCAGAATGCGATTTCTTCCCTGCAGCCCgaacctgccctgcagctgtTCTGCGGTCCCAGCTGAGGCACAGGAGCGAGACCCAGCGTGTGTCAACCCTGAGCCTGCTGGGAGAGCTGGCCAGCTCTGACG CTCCTGTAGCAAggcagaagctgccccagggggTGTTGGCCATGCAGCTGGTGTGCACCGACCCCAGCGTCCAG GTGCGGAGGGCAGTTCTGGAGTTCATCCGGGAACTGCTCAGCTCCGGCTCCCAGAGCTGCTGGCCATGGGATGTGGTGGGGCACATCTTCAGTGAGTACAGCCGGAGCTCGGGCAGACTg GCGGCAGGAGGCCTTTTTGCCTGGGAGCCCCAGGAGGACAGAGCTCTTCGAGCCCCGCACGTGGACATCCTGGGCTCGCTGGATGTCTCTCGGAGAGGAATGTTTCAA ctcctgtggCCCAGGCTGCTGCAGTACGTGGTGCCAGCCCAGTGCAGCGGCGTGCTGATCCCGCTGTCCCGCTGCCTGCGAGCCCTGCTGGAGAGACGGGAGAGCGCGGgatgtgaggaagaggaggaacccGATGCTGTGGACTCGCAGGAGCAGG CCCGGCTGCCGGCTCCCCAGGCGCTGCTGGCTGGACCGCTG gtgctggcagcagctcctcacaccAGCAGCGGCCGCGCAGTCGCCGCCTTGCAGCTGCTCCAGGCCCTGCAGGGCTGGATCCGCGGGgccttggggacagcgtgggCCACCGAGATCCCCCTCCTGCTGCAGCGCCTGCCAG GAAGAGCTGAGAGCTCCCTGGATTCTGCAGAGTGGGAGCAACATGTGCTTAAG TTCCTGCGAGCGTCCCTGGAGCCCAGTGAGGACGACACCTGGACCGTGGGCCTGAGCCAGCAGCTGAGCCGgcagctgggcagctctgccccCGGCTCCTGGGAGAAGGTTTTTCTCCTGCCCCACACTGGGACTCTGCCCACACCGGCAGTTTTCACTGCTTCACCCCCAAACTGCGCTTCCCCCGTGCTGCCCCGGCCTGGCACTGCGGCCAGTCTCGCCTGCTCCGGGGGCAGTCGG CTTTTCCTGTACGAGGCTCTCGGGACAGCGCTGGCAGGTTGTCGGGACCTCAGCCATGTCCAAGGGCAGGTGCTGATGTTCCTCCAGGACACGGACTCTGTGGAGCTCTCTGAGACCCAG GGGATGATTTCTGTGGTGTCCCATCCTGCTGAGACCCACTTCAACCTGGTCTTGGACACAGTGACTGCTTTAACCAGAGACAGGTTTTATGAGACTTCCATGGGCTGGAAG gacagcaccgcactgtga
- the LOC139827472 gene encoding maestro heat-like repeat-containing protein family member 2B — MRRMRALRALCPCVCPPSRASSPEDRDRATGTVPEAVDTFVAIGTSRLKQLQDHEGEQVDTYRELERALQGEDGCLPSGVVNRLIAEASGDLRAAQGVMDDVKMATSDFLVALAHSHFYFVMAELQSHLKVVGKVPDEAVLVTLGKMAGSYALRCVPFAGATLLALRRTLSRAGSGRTLRTICGVLERWSEAITVYLCSQKRRPFPRSRAAQLCGDIYPLFHHAVVNWLGCKEEQDNRAVLGAVAAMVGVLVCEQRHCQRAREQLLWLLRQHQRVQDTSRVTENLGHVLQMLGGGQTPTARGSALGTRTTGHRQTSAPGCEPGAMEEP; from the exons ATGAGGAGGATGAGGGCGCTCCGAG cTCTCTGTCCGTGCGTGTGTCCCCCGTCCAGAgcctccagtcctgaggacagagaCCGGGCAACCGGAACTGTCCCTGAGGCTGTTGACACCTTTGTGGCCATTGGGACATCTCGGCTGAAACAGCTGCAGGACCATGAG GGCGAGCAGGTGGACACGTACCGGGAGCTGGAGCGTGCCTTGCAGGGAGAGGATGGCTGCTTGCCCAGTGGTGTCGTGAACCGCCTCATCGCAGAGGCCTCGGGTGACCTGCGAGCAGCCCAG GGTGTGATGGATGATGTGAAGATGGCCACCAGTGACTTCTTGGTGGCTCTGGCCCACTCCCACTTCTATTTCGTCATGGCTGAGCTGCAGAGCCACCTGAAGGTGGTGGGGAAGGTCCCTGATGAGGCTGTGCTCGTCACCTTGGGCAAGATGGCTGGCAGCTATG CCCTGCGCTGTGTCCCCTTCGCGGGAGCGACGCTGCTGGCCCTGCGCAGGACGCTGAgccgggcggggagcggccgGACCCTGCGCACCATCTGCGGGG TTCTGGAGCGATGGTCCGAGGCCATCACCGTGTACTTGTGCAGCCAGAAGCGCCGCCCCTTTCCTCGCAGCAGGGCAGCACAGCTCTGTGGAGACATTTACCCGCTCTTCCATCACGCGGTGGTAAATTGGCTGGGCTGCAAGGAAGAACAG gatAACCGGGCTGTCCTCGGTGCGGTGGCTGCCATGGTTGGTGTCCTTGTGTGtgagcagcggcactgccagcgtgcccgggagcagctcctctggctcCTGCGCCAGCACCAGCGGGTCCAGGACACCTCCCGGGTCACTGAG AACCTCGGCCACGTACTGCAGATGCTGGGGGGAGGTCAGACCCCAACCGCACGGGGCTCAGCTCTCGGCACCCGCACCACTGGGCACCGCCAG ACCAGCGCGCCAGGGTGCGAGCCAGGGGCCATGGAAGAGCCTTAA